A genomic stretch from Juglans microcarpa x Juglans regia isolate MS1-56 chromosome 3S, Jm3101_v1.0, whole genome shotgun sequence includes:
- the LOC121258734 gene encoding uncharacterized protein LOC121258734, with the protein MARSFFHKLLLNLSSEDELEVVLNENDTSTSQRGRNRQRRKYIRRDHIQRYEQLFRDYFAEPPLYPSNLFRKRFCMGHSLFLCIFNEVEPYKPYLIQERDNVGRLSLSSMQKINDAIRMLAYGITADFMDEYIRIEESTAMESLKKFVKTIVAVFSNEYLRSPNANGIA; encoded by the coding sequence ATGGCTCGTTCGTTTTTCCACAAGTTGTTGCTTAACTTATCATCTGAAGATGAGTTGGAGGTTGTTCTTAATGAAAATGACACATCAACATCTCAGCGTGGTCGCAATCGGCAACGTCGTAAGTATATTCGGCGTGATCATATTCAAAGGTATGAACAGCTATTTCGTGACTATTTTGCAGAACCACCATTATATCCCTCGAATCTTTTTCGAAAGAGATTCTGTATGGGTCATTcgctttttctttgtatttttaatgAGGTTGAGCCTTATAAGCCTTACTTAATCCAAGAAAGAGATAATGTCGGAAGACTTAgtttatcttctatgcaaaagataaaTGATGCCATTAGAATGCTTGCGTATGGAATAACTgctgattttatggatgaatacatacGAATTGAAGAAAGCACTGCAATGGAGAGCCTAAAAAAGTTCGTGAAGACAATCGTTGCTGTTTTTTCTAATGAATATCTGCGGTCTCCAAATGCTAATGGTATCGCTTGA